The genomic stretch TATGTGGTGACGGCGCTCAACCCCAAGAGCATCGCCTTCTTCATCGCCTTCGTTCCACAATTCATCACCCCCGCGCAGCCCTTCCTGCCGCAGGCCGCGATCCTGGTCGCGAGCTTCGTGACCCTGGCCGCGCTGAATGCCCTGGCCTATGCGCTGCTCGCGGGGCGGCTTGCGGGGGCGGTCGCGCGGCCCGCCATCCGGCGCGCCTTCAACCGCCTGGGGGGTGCCATGCTGATGGGCGCCGGCCTCGCCACCGCCGCGATGCGCCGCGCATGAAGCCCTACACCACGGTCACGCGCGGCGTACGCGTCACCATCCGCCCCTTCTACCTGACCGATCAGTCGGAGCCCTCGGACGGGCGCTATGTCTGGGCCTACAAGGTGCAGATCGAGAATCTGGGCCAGGCGACGGTCCAGCTTCTTAAGCGCAGCTGGATCATCACCGACGGGATGGGCCGCGAGACCCGCGTGCATGGCGAGGGCGTGGTGGGCGAACAGCCCATCCTCGAACCGGGCGAGAGCTTCGACTACACCTCCGGCACGCCGCTGCCCACGCCCTCCGGCTTC from Sediminicoccus sp. KRV36 encodes the following:
- the apaG gene encoding Co2+/Mg2+ efflux protein ApaG — its product is MKPYTTVTRGVRVTIRPFYLTDQSEPSDGRYVWAYKVQIENLGQATVQLLKRSWIITDGMGRETRVHGEGVVGEQPILEPGESFDYTSGTPLPTPSGFMRGTYHMVVVETGEAFDAAVPAFSLDSPHQDGGIH